In the genome of Microcoleus vaginatus PCC 9802, the window AATACTTCTTCGACTTGAAATGGCTTAGCAATATAATCTACCCCTCCAGCAGCCAGCCCTTGCACCTTATTGAAAGTTTCATTTAGCGCACTTAAAAAAATTATTGGAATGTCTACGGTGCGCTCATCCGATTTTAATTGTCTGCAAACTTCATAACCATCAATATCAGGCAATTTAATGTCTAGTAAGATTAACTCTGTCGATGGCGATTGGGCGGCTCTGATCGCCATTGCCCCTGTTATTGCACTGCGAACTTTATAACCATGTGCGCTCAAAGTATCCCTGAGCAGACGCAGGTTATCAGGTAGATCGTCAACAATTAAAATATTGCCTCGGTAGTTTGTAGCTCGATCGCTAACCCTATCGCTAGTTCTATCGACAATCATACTGATTTCCCTAGTTTCCTGCTAGAGGAATATAAGCCTATGCACCAATAGTATAGTTGAATTATGAGGTCATAAAGCTCACTTTACGCAGAAAGAAATCCTGCGCTCCCCGAGATATGGGACTGGCAAGGAAGCGCAGCCATACAAAATTTGAATTGTTCGGGTAGGGGCAGTCCCCCGTGGTTACTCTTCCTCGCTGCACATAACATTAGAAGAAGAATGTGTCAACCCAAACAGCCGATTTATGAACAAACCCATTTCTCACATGGCCAGTATACTCGTCATTGCGATCGCATGTCTCGTGCTGCTGGGTTGGCAATTTGACATCTCCCTACTCAAAAGTGGTTTTCCCGGTATGACTTCGACCATGAAAGCAAACACGGCAATTTGCTTTTTACTGGCTGGAGTGTCTTTGAGATTGTTGCAGTACCAAAGAACCCGACTGCACAATCGCATCGCTCAAGGGATGGCAGGATTCATAATCATCATCTGTCTGTTGACGCTGAGCCAGTATATTTTTGGTTGGAAGCTGGGTATTGATCAGTGGCTTTTCCGAGATGTCGTGTCTTCAGCGACTCCTTATCCGGGAAGAATGGGAGTAAATACCGCCCTAAATTTTGTACTGATGGGACTCGCACTGTTACTGTTAGGACAAAATTCCCAACGATACACTTGGTTGGCTCAGATTTTTAGTAGTGTTGCAGCTTTAATTTCTCTACTAGCTTTATTTGGACACCTATTCAATGTCGATATTCTTGAACGGTTGGTCACCATTACGACGACTCAACCCATAAACACGATCGCCACCTTTTTCATCCTCTATGGAGGAATTTTATTACTCTGCCCCAGGGAAGGATTAATGCAAGTAGTAACCAGTCCCCTAGTTGGCGGAGTAATGGTTCGGTGGTTGCTGCCTTGGGCGATGATCTTTCCGGTGGCGGTGAACTGGTTCACTCTTCAGGGACAAAATTTAGCCTGGTATAACGCTAATTTTGGCTATACATTCCGTTCAGCTATTATGGTTTTCACGTTCTCAATTCTCATCTTGGGGACGGGGCGATTTTTGAACCAGATAGATTACAAGCGCCAACAAGCCGAAAAAGAAATAAAAAAAATTAACGAAACTTTAGAAGATCTTGTGGCTGAACGAACAGATGATTTACAAAAATCGCAGGCTCGTTTTGCGGGAATTCTAGAAATCGCCAATGATGCAATTATTTCAGTCGATCGCACTCAACGCATAACCCTGTTTAATCAAGGGGCAGAAAAGATTTTTGGCTATAAAATGGAGGATATCTTAGGGGAGCCACTGAATTTACTGCTGCCAGAACAGTTTAGAGATGCACATCCGCAGCATATCAAACAATTTGGACACTCTTCTAGCAGAGCGCGAAGGATGGGAGAACGAGGCGAGATTTGGGGTCGTCGTCGAGATGGAACGCAGTTTTCGGCTGAAGCCTCTATTTCTCGGTTGGAAATGGGAGAGGAAACGGTATTTACTGTTATTCTGCGCGATATTAGCGATCGCAAGCAAGTAGAAGCATCACTGGCTCACATGGCAGCGATTGTGGAATACTCTGGTGAGGCAGTTATTAGCAAGTCATTAGACGGCATCATTTTAACCTGGAACAATGCAGCAGAAAAAATCTTTGGCTACAAGGCTGAAGAAATCATAGGACAATCGATCCTCATTCTAATTCCCTCCAATATTACCTACGAAGAACAGCAAATCCTAGAAACGATTCGACAAGGAGAAACGGTTGAAAACTATGAAACCGTGCGTATCCGAAAAGATGGACAGCTTATCCACATATCTTGTACCATATCACCTCTGAAGGACACAATAGGCAGAATTACTGGGTGTTCTGTAATTAAACGCGACATCACCGATCGCAAACGAGCTGAAATAAATCGCCAACAAATTGAGATAGCTTTACGAAACAGTGAAGAGCAGTTTCGCCATGCGTTTGAAGATGCCTCGATCGGGATGGCGCTCGTTTCACTTGATGGGCACTGGATTAAAGTCAATCCTGCCTTATGTCAGATTATTGGCTACTCCTCAGAAGAGTTGTTAGCGTTAACTTTCCAAGACATCACCCATCCTGACGATTTAGAAGCGGATATTAGTTATGCCAATCAACTATTAGCAGGAACAATTTCAACTTACCAAATGGAAAAACGGTATTTCCATAAACAAGGACATATTATTTGGATTCTTCTTAATGGATCGCTCGTACAAAATGAACAGGGAAATCCCCTGCATTTCATTGCTCAACTTCAAGAAGTTACGGCTCGCAAAGAAGCTCAAAAGACGCTAGAACTTCACAGCATTATCATGAATAACATGGGAGGAGGAGTGTGTTTGATTAAAGCCTCCGACCTCATAATAGTCTACACCAATCCTACCTTTGACGCTATGTTTGGCTACACAGAGGGCGAACTCGCAGGTCAATCCGTTGGTGTCTTGAATTATGTCGATACAAAGGTTACACCAGATGTAACCTTTCTAGAAATCGTCACTCAAATTGAACAGACCGGGGAAGCGAAATATGAAGTCCACAATAGAAAGAAAGATGGAACTCTCTTTTGGTGCAGAGTTCATACATCCAGGTTTGAGCATCCTGAATACGGAACTGTATATGTTGCCGTTCAGGAAGACGCAACAGAGCTAAAACTGGCTGAGCAAGCCTTGCAAGCTACCACAAATCGCCTCAACTTTCTTCTAAACTACAGCCCCGTGGTCATTTTTAGCTGTAAACCTGCTGGCGATTATGCAGCAACGTTCATCAGCGAGAATATCAAAGATATATTGGGCTACGAAAGCCGCGAGTTTTTAGAAGATTCTAAATTTTGGGTGAATCACTTACACCCCGATGATGTAGAACCAGTGCTTAATGACTTACCAAATGTATTCGTTAATGATTTTTATTTACATGAGTACCGTCTTCGTCGCTCCGATGGGGTTTATCGCTGGGTGCTGGGTCAGCTTAGGCTAATTCGAGATGGTTCAAGTAAACCAGTAGAAATCTTGGGATATTTAATGGACATTAGCGATCGCAAACAAGCTGAGTTGGAATTTCACCACGCAAATGAAGCAAACCAAGCCAAGACTGTCTTCCTCGCCAATATGAGCCACGAACTCCGCACCCCCCTGAACTCAATTTTGGGATTCACGCAATTGATGAGCTATGAGAGAAATCTGACTCCTTCTCTCCAAGAACGTTTACAAATTGTCAATCGTAGCGGTAGACATTTATTGGACTTGATTAACGATATTTTAGATTTATCCAAAATAGAGAGCGGACGGATGACACTCAATCTTTCTGACTTTGATTTGAGAAATTTGCTGGCTTCTATTGAAGAAATGTTCCAAGTAAAAGTCCAATCTAAAGAATTGCAACTAATTTTTGAGCTAGCTCCCGACATTCCTCAATCTGTGCATAGCGACGAGAAAAAACTCTATCAAATCTTGGTCAATCTGCTCGGTAATGCGATTAAGTTTACCAACCAAGGAAGCGTCACCCTACGGGTAACAGCAACAAAAAGAGACAAAACATCCTGTCACCTATCTTTTGAAGTTGAGGATACAGGCGTGGGAATTGCGCCCAGAGAAATGGATAAATTATTTAAGGTATTCGTACAAGCCCAAGCTGGGAATAATTTGAGTCAAGGCAGTGGCCTTGGTTTAGCCATCAGTCAAAAACTCGTCAAACTCATGGGCGGTCAAATTAGCGTTAAAAGCACTTTGCACCGAGGTAGCACTTTTTCCTTTGAGATTCCTGTAGAGTTACCTCAAGCAGAATCCGTACTCCCAGAATCAAGTAATCAAAGAGTAATTGGTTTAGCTCCCGGACAACCAACCTACAGGATTCTGATTGTTGAAGATTTAGAAGAAAATCGCCGCTTGTTAGTCGAGATCCTTACCTCGGTTGGTTTTGAGGTGAGAGAAGCAAAACAGGGAGTGGAGGCACTATCACTGTGGGAGAGCTGGCAGCCACACCTGATTCTGATGGATTTGCGAATGCCGATCGTGGATGGCTACACAGCTACTAAATATATTAGAGAACGCGCTAAGAGCCAAGAAACGGTCATTATTGCTTTAACTGCCAGTGTTTTGGAAGAAGAGCGAGAGAAAGTTCTTATGGCTGGCTGTAACGACTTTATAAGCAAGCCATTTCAGCAAAGAGACATCTTTGACAAACTTGCTAAATTTTTGGGAGTGCAATATATCTACGAAGTCGTAGGACAAACTCCACAAAAACTATTGGTTGAAACGGTGTCTGTAGAAGATCTATCTATGATGTCCCCTCAGTGGTTAGAACAAATGTATCACGCCGCTTACTATCTCGATACCGAA includes:
- a CDS encoding hybrid sensor histidine kinase/response regulator, producing MNKPISHMASILVIAIACLVLLGWQFDISLLKSGFPGMTSTMKANTAICFLLAGVSLRLLQYQRTRLHNRIAQGMAGFIIIICLLTLSQYIFGWKLGIDQWLFRDVVSSATPYPGRMGVNTALNFVLMGLALLLLGQNSQRYTWLAQIFSSVAALISLLALFGHLFNVDILERLVTITTTQPINTIATFFILYGGILLLCPREGLMQVVTSPLVGGVMVRWLLPWAMIFPVAVNWFTLQGQNLAWYNANFGYTFRSAIMVFTFSILILGTGRFLNQIDYKRQQAEKEIKKINETLEDLVAERTDDLQKSQARFAGILEIANDAIISVDRTQRITLFNQGAEKIFGYKMEDILGEPLNLLLPEQFRDAHPQHIKQFGHSSSRARRMGERGEIWGRRRDGTQFSAEASISRLEMGEETVFTVILRDISDRKQVEASLAHMAAIVEYSGEAVISKSLDGIILTWNNAAEKIFGYKAEEIIGQSILILIPSNITYEEQQILETIRQGETVENYETVRIRKDGQLIHISCTISPLKDTIGRITGCSVIKRDITDRKRAEINRQQIEIALRNSEEQFRHAFEDASIGMALVSLDGHWIKVNPALCQIIGYSSEELLALTFQDITHPDDLEADISYANQLLAGTISTYQMEKRYFHKQGHIIWILLNGSLVQNEQGNPLHFIAQLQEVTARKEAQKTLELHSIIMNNMGGGVCLIKASDLIIVYTNPTFDAMFGYTEGELAGQSVGVLNYVDTKVTPDVTFLEIVTQIEQTGEAKYEVHNRKKDGTLFWCRVHTSRFEHPEYGTVYVAVQEDATELKLAEQALQATTNRLNFLLNYSPVVIFSCKPAGDYAATFISENIKDILGYESREFLEDSKFWVNHLHPDDVEPVLNDLPNVFVNDFYLHEYRLRRSDGVYRWVLGQLRLIRDGSSKPVEILGYLMDISDRKQAELEFHHANEANQAKTVFLANMSHELRTPLNSILGFTQLMSYERNLTPSLQERLQIVNRSGRHLLDLINDILDLSKIESGRMTLNLSDFDLRNLLASIEEMFQVKVQSKELQLIFELAPDIPQSVHSDEKKLYQILVNLLGNAIKFTNQGSVTLRVTATKRDKTSCHLSFEVEDTGVGIAPREMDKLFKVFVQAQAGNNLSQGSGLGLAISQKLVKLMGGQISVKSTLHRGSTFSFEIPVELPQAESVLPESSNQRVIGLAPGQPTYRILIVEDLEENRRLLVEILTSVGFEVREAKQGVEALSLWESWQPHLILMDLRMPIVDGYTATKYIRERAKSQETVIIALTASVLEEEREKVLMAGCNDFISKPFQQRDIFDKLAKFLGVQYIYEVVGQTPQKLLVETVSVEDLSMMSPQWLEQMYHAAYYLDTEVMNELIVQIPESKASLSQALTEYINNFNSDRIMELIRPLLPNPL